The sequence TCATCTCAGTCTTTGTCAATTGtgcaattttatatttttaaattttaatttatgttgatcttgcTTTGTTGTCTACTACCGTGATTCATGAACTCACgctttattattaatttttaatattttcatcatatcattttttattttattaaatattcaaataacatttgaaatgttaaataaaaaatatcaaaacacaattaatctaatCATTTTACATTAATTTACGTAATcaatccaaaaattaaaacataattaatcaaagattaattaattagataaaaaattaaaaatttaattttttttatctaattTTACGTATTTagcattattttattaaaattaattttattttattataaaatttaaatttaaatgtaggtaataataataattatttaatatatgtaGAATTGATTAGTGGAACCCTCAAAAAAGTTAGTAGTTGGGTTTAGGATGTGAAGagtaattataaaaattttattttataatataaatgaTGTGTTATAGTAAATTTCACGAAAaagttaaatttttaagttcagGATTGCGCTTAGCTTGTAAAAAATCATATGATTGCAGATGCCCTGAGCTTGCGAGCAGGAGTAGGGAGACAACAAGATCTTGAAAATAATGAGTACAAGACATGACAGGAACACTAGTCGTCAGtttgttatattatattattaactATTAAGTGCATACATATGCGCTTACGTATGCAAAACATGCTGCACCTGCACccacatataataaaatataatatatatacttacAGTTTTTATCTTCACTTTTGTGGGTGGCTGAGAAACGTGTTTCAGTAGTTGGTAATTTTTTTTGACAGTGGTTCATGGACATTAAAACACGGatcaaaattttcatatttaattattatttttttaaatttgaacttttttcaaaattttagccatatatatatatataacatcttATCCTTCTCCATATATCTATGCACAGTCTCTGTTCCAAGAAACACCAGAGCAAAAAAGAACATAAGAATAGTGTATCCATGGATAAAGCACGCAGGGTAATCCTTTTCCCCCTACCATTTCAAGGCCACATAAACCCAATGATTCAGCTAGCCAACATTCTCCACTCCAAAGGCTTCACAATCTCCATCATACACACTCGATACAACTCCCCTGATCCATCCAACTACCCTCACTTCAAGTTTCATCTCCTCCCCGACCAAGTGTCGGAAGATGAAGCATCCAAACACGACATTCTGCGTGTCCTCCATCTCCTCAACACCCACTGTATCCCACTCTTGAGAGAGTGCTTGGGGAAGTTATTATCAGCCCACCATGATATTTGTTGCATGATTACGGATGCTATGATATATTCCTCGCAAGCTGTTGCGGAGGATGTTGGCATACCAAGGATTGTGCTCAGGACTAGCAGTGTTTGCTCCTTTTTAGCCTTTGCTGCTCTTCCTCTTCTTCAACAAAATGGGTTCTACTCTCATCTCAATCTGCCTCTGGGTATATATGTTTCACTACTTTCTTGCAGGGGTTAATGCATGAACTTTTAATTTGTTTCCTATTTCTGATATAAGATCGAACGTTAAATTAATTTGTTGGTCAGATTCGAGAAGCTGGGAGGATCCAGTTTTGGAGCTACCACCACTTAAAGTGAAAGACGTACTAGGAATTCACATTAAGAACCTGAATGATACCCTCAACATCATAAATGATATGATCCAAGGGACAAAGAAAGCATCAGGCCTGATTTTCAACACCTTCCAAGATCTCGAAGAGCCGAATCTCTCCAATCTTCAAGAGCATTTTCGTTTGCCAACGTTTTTAATCGGGCCGTTCCACAAATTCTTTTCCGCGGCCTCAAGCAGTTTGTTGACACAAGACAGGAGCTCTATTTCTTGGCTGGATACCCAAAAAACGAATTCTGTTCTTTACGTAAGCTTCGGGAGCCTTGCAGCAATGGATGGAAAGACTCTAATAGAAGTGGCTTGGGGTCTAGCCAATAGTATGCAGCCATTCTTGTGGGTGGTCAGGCCTGGATTAGTACAAGGCTCGGAATGGCTCGAATCGTTGCCGAATGAATTCTTGGAGATTACTAGTGAAAGGGGATATATTGTTAAATGGGCACCTCAGCAAGAAGTGTTGTCTCATCCTGCTGTTGGTGGATTTTGGACTCACAGCGGATGGAACTCTGTTCTTGAGAGTATTTGTGAAGGTGTTCCCATGATTTGCTCGTCTTTCTTTGGAGATCAGATGGTGAATTCCCGATACATAAATGACGTCTGGAAACTTGGGATCAAATTGGAATGCGGGTTCGAAAGAGAGGAGATTGAATCAGCAATCAGAAAAATAATGAACCTCAAAGAAGGCCAAGAAATAAGAGAGAAACTTTCGTGTCTGAAGGAGAAAATAGATGGTTTTTCAAGTACACCACTGAATGCTTTATCTGATTTCATATGTTCAACAAGATGAAACGTACTTCACGAGATTCGCATCATTTTGGGTCAAATTTTCTTCATTTATGaaacttcttttttttttttttttttgacgtgAAAATCAGCAGCCGCTATCCCTGTGTGCGCTCTGGGTAAATCCcgggactaacgcaatagcctgcaaactacgctagtcaggtaaaccatACTGGGCAAATCCCgtgtgacaggctagtccaaAAAAGTGTTGGCAGGGGAAATCGAACTTCTGCCCTTTGGCCAATAGTTCACCTGCTtcaccaacttggacacccctTTAGGGCTGAATCTTCATTTTATTTCCTTGTCGAGTGGTGCCTAATCTGTCAACATGAATCTGAAGACGAATTTTGCGCTTTGATTTGTTCTAATTCAGCGAGAATTAATGTTCTAAAGTGTAATGTTGATGCGGCGATACTGTTCACCAACCCTTCTCATATGTGATACGGTTGTATAATTTGTAACTCACTAGGCAGTGTTTTAGCGGCAATGCATGGTTCTCTCCCCGGTGTTTGTTTTTTATGCTACTTTGGCTGAAGCTTAGGCAATTAGGGATGCCCTTAGTTGGATAAAACACCAGCAACTTTCCAAACATCTTTGTGGAGACAAATGCCCTTATGGTAGTGCAAGATTTGACCTCTCCGGCCTCAGATTCACTCCATCTGGGGTTGATAATTGAAGATTGTAACATCTTAGCTCTAGATATACAATCTCGTATTTTTGCTTTTATGAAAATATCTGTGAACCAAGCAGCTCGTACCTTAGTTACGAGCGCTGGTTCTATGGCAAGTCTTGTAGTCTGGTTTCAACCATCACCTAATTTTGACGTGGTCTGGATAATCAGGCTGTTTATAGTCAAAATGAACTGAACCAAACATATGATATGAGACAAGACTTGCTTGAAATCTGTTCAAGATATACAGCTCAATCCAGGACTCCATCCAATCAATCTGATCAAATTCTCTACTCAATCAACAAGTTATATCTGATACAGTGTCGGGAATGTTCTTGATGTAACCAAACAAAATACCTGAAATTCAGGAGATTGAAGGAGTGTCAGTATTAGGTTTGCAGTCGTCGAACCTGCGAACCCAAAAGTGAAGTAATGGATTATCATCTATGGCAAGAACGACCGTTAGAGGCGTCGGAGAGTGTCCGGCAAAAACCTTCTAACGCTCAATTCAGCGCTACCCAAAACTAGAGAGGATAAAGAAGGCTTGAGAGCACAAAAAAAAGCATAAAATGAGAACTTACTATGAAATATAAGGAAGATAGACTTATAGAATTTTCATAGGCTTGAAGTAAATGGACTCCCATTGGGCTTAAAGTTACAATTATCTAGACCCATTTTTTAATGgacccaaataattaatttgggtaTAATCAGTTCTCAGATAAGACAAAGGAATTTGAATGACATTAAAGCCGTTGGTTTCCATTTTGAACTTGTGTCCAAAAGAATTTATTGTCTCAGTACTATATTAAGGAAGATGGAAAAGACACGTGACATTCTCTGCTTCAATGTCGATCATATGATACTTTTTGTTTGTACTGTCTATATTTATTAATGTTGGAATTCATCTCCTATAAATGGACACATAACTTAGAATTCTTGGACTACTGAAACTTCAAAATCTAGAATAGCATTCTAAGTTGTTGAACCAGGCTTGTAACATCCCATTCATGGTTGATAATGACATTAAAATGGGTTGTATTGGTCTTAAACCATGTCCATCTGCTGATCCAAGCATCCAATAAGGTCTAGCCCCTGTAGAGGAGTAACCATTAATGACTGATCAGTATATCATCGATAATGAGATGAATTTCAGTGCATTGTACAAGTTATGTTCAGTTTATGATATATCTTGATGTCTTGTTTTGAATTCTCTTTGTTCCATGTCTTGACTCATGACACTAAATGTTTTGCCACACGTCACTTTTGAACTCATATTATATGTATATTCTGATATTCGTGTATATGATTGGTCTCCACTTGTTGAGTGTTTTTCCAAACACTCACCCCCTACTTTATTCCCCAAATAAGGATGAAGATCAAGAGGAAGaggattgaaaaaaaaaacatgttttgGGATTGGTGATCAAGTTGGAGACATGAAGTTTTAAGCATCtattttagtttgattttcCTTTACGTTATCGGTTAGgcatttatgttatgtattGTAAAATCAGTCCTAATTTATGTAATAGACTGGCTTTTGGCTATTTGATGTACTATGTGGCTTGTTGTTGCATGGTTTCAAATTTTTATACAATGCCGATGACACGTCTCAATCTCGAGGCTTGACATTTAAGTGGTAGCAGATCCACCAGGTTCATAATCCGGTTGGGATcctttcaaatttttttgacGTTTTCATATAATGGAGAAAAGGCGTAATGCATACTCCTCCGAAACAATCCAATGACCGATAGTCATAATGAAGTTCTCTTTGCGATAATAAAAGCCTTCTTTCGACCAAATTCCATCGTTTAGGCCTACgaagttatgtttttgttattttGGGAAAGTTTTGAAACATTTATAACTTTTCATAAGAAATTCGAACTCCGATTCCGTCAACTATCCCACGATCCTCATGTACTATATTCTCGGCTcatgaaaatttcaaaactttccatttttgaaaaattcctCAAAACAATTCCTCCCAACGTGCTGCTACACTAAAATAATTTTGTATGTGAAATCGATTTTCTTGTGATTATTTACCCTATTCTAAAGCTTTACCGTTGATTGATTCTAGGAAATGAAGTGCCAAACCCGTGCTGAGATTCCTTTCATATGGCCCGACTTCCTTGGACCACAATAGACATGTGATCAGACACCTAAGGATTAAGCTAGCTAATGAAATATTGGAGAACCAACAATGTGGAAGGCAAGAGACCTCTTCGaaattaagataaaaaataTTTCCCAATAGATGGAACAACTTAGGGAATATAACTCAGAGCTGCATGATGACATCGACACAAGCCGAATAAAAAAAAGATCTATGTAACGACATTAAGCGCTACACTACCTACCTTACGCAGGTGGATGAGCAAcatgagaaaaaaataaatataagttgGAAACTTCTCAACTTACTATAGCGCCACTCTCCTAAAGGGAATATTTATTTCCTAAATCACTTATAAGGTTTTAAAagatttaattaagttttttgtctttcttggacttgaagtttcaattgatttatttccttatttgataagatatgatatatTGTATACTTATacaatatattttatttctcaTAACTTAATCACTTGATACTTTATCGTTGcagattcaattttgaatgaagAAAACAAGATCATGCTATTAGGATAAGGACTACATGCCTACATGGAAACAAGATCATGAAGGATTTCAAGAAAGGCGTGAAGTGTGAGGACCTGTATTCGAAGACCTgtattctaatcatctaaaagatacataattaaacaatcatcgataaagagCTAAATactaaacaaatttttttttcaaaaggggTTGAGCTCGAACCGCAAATATTTGCAACTTGGGCGCTCACTTccgaaaagaaaaacagaaacTCAGAACAAAGTGCGCTTGGGCCGCcaaaaattgcagctcgggctcACCTACTTCTGGGCGAAATCCTTCATTCCAggacagttttccaacatcaaTAATACTCGGGGGTCCGAGAAACATCGAATAACCataaaaacccaacaacaaaaCATGCTTTGGTACAAATAACTCGCATAATACAATACATTACAAGTCTAAAGTTAAACATATAAGCGATTCGGTAGTACATGCATTGCTTCTAGTTTAAACACTTCCAAGTACCAAAACTAAaaacataacaagtttgaattacatattcgacttctaaaaccaactccaagtcctcactctatcactcgaccacctagccatgcgatctctgactcggtcctgccccacccgTCGCCAAGCatacatacaaagacaagacaacaaccggataatccggtgagaataatattcccagtaaaagagacataacaTATAATTCACGTAACATATCAAATCCTGATATACATAACAACAAGACAAGCAAGTCAAGTAGCATATCGAAAACTCCATTtgaaatgcaataaaatgcaatgcatgtcttcaAATTGGGTTctcatatctgataatcaaagggaaATGATTCTCTGCTCTttatttgggatcccgaggacaaaatatcacacgactcaccgactcttctGCTCGAGGTGGAAGGTGCATATTttcatcctctagactctggggcAACTACAGAGAGTTGTTCGATAATTGGTAGTAATTCTGCCCACCAATGCCACTCGTCTATATTCCCCAGAACGTCTAATTATTCGGGCCGTCTATCTCCTTTCAAATCAAGAAttcaggctcaatatgaatgcaagtaaAATTCAGGCAAACAATCAAACATATAATTCAAgtgacatgcaagtatgtgatttcttcggaacactcgaatcaagttggattcgagtcactcgttccattccagtctaagtcgtctCTTACCTTCTCTTTGATTTGACGTAGCTGCAATCCGGACCAGCTACAAGAAAAAGAATTCAATTCAAAATCCATTCAATCGTAATTCAACGATTAAAGTCAACTTGTTACCGTTCTCGATCAaatcttcaacgattcgaatgcTGCTAATTctgaactccacgatcttcaaccaATCTGTATGGAGATATAAGacaatccaatatcaatccatcCAATTCGAAttaacccaaaactcaaacaaaactcccaaaattttgaaaattcaaacggcggcataacggctataatctgattaACCAAAAATCACAGACAGCAATAAATAGATCCAATATAACTCCCAACATCAAAAATTCATCTAAAACAAaccaatcccaacaaatctaaactccaaatttTCGAATAAAGCCTagaaaatcacaacaaatccgaacgacgttcttttttcgatccgacttcaaatatacgatctatcttagctcaagaacaacatatccaaaaatcatcGAATTCTAACGGCATCCAAAAATCAAAGTATAttggatcgaagaaaaacttacggtaaaacggagctctcgtagccgtgatcgcaaatatgtCTTCAGATTGAGtttctaccggacggatcgagctcgggatgaaatctgaAAAGCTTGGGAGGAGTTTTaatggagggaggcgtgaaGGGGAAGAAGGAAGGGAAGAAGATGGTGATGCAcgcctctctctctctctctctctctctctctctccctATATATTATTGTCCAAGTAAAAGTggcaaaattgcactttggtccctgaattcttcaaaaaAATTGTAGTTCAGTCCCTTATCGAAAAACAATTCAATCCTCAAATTTCTTAACCTCTAATTATCATCTTAATATCCTAAAATCCCGTTTAGGATAATTTTGGgccgttacaattctccccctctaagaactgatttcatcctcgaaatcgaaCACTGTCCTATCTCAAAAGCTAAGGGATAAAACCCAAAACTGCAAGAGAATTCATTTCTCAGAATACGTCCAGAAAACGCTGTCTTAAATTGGGCTCTATCTCCCAGATCTCTTCTTCAAATCTGCAATAGTTCAACTGAACTAGCACAAACTGAAACGGTTTGTTTCGAGCTGCTCCTCTGTTCGGTCAAAACTCTACATCAGTCGTCTCAAACAATTCGGTATCTCATCGAATTCCGGTCTCATCAGCTAAAGAGAATAAGAAAATCTAGTCTGGTAAATCAACAACGAGAATCTGGTGATAATCCACATCGAAAGACGGAAAAGCACCTCGTGAAAAAAACCAGAAGGAGACGGAACAaaacaagtctgtaggcaagatcacctATCATCTCCAGACTCTAGTGAGATTCAACAATCTCATAGACGGTCCTTCTCTTTCCTCATCTGAATCTCATAGACGGTCCCTCTCTTTCCTCATCTGACAAtccctctgaaaggagaaatctcgTCTATCTGTTCTGTGTTTTCTTCATTCTCGTTTGAAAATCTTCATCTGTCCATCCAAACCTCGAATAAATTTGGTCCCAATTCGGGGAACATCGAAAATCATCCCAATTCAAAAGAGATTTTTATTCCTCATCGTACAACTCATCGCACGATGCCATCCAGATAATCATTTGATAGTTGTTGTACAAGAACTTCATAGGAGTTAGCGACACTCGTCAGCTAGTGCAAGAGTCAAGCACCAAACTCAAGATCTTCTCCTCCCTAGATCAGGGAGTTTCATAACTTCCTCTAATTCGAACCATGGACCTTTAGGATCGGTACCATGATTTATCAAGTTTGGTAAAATAAATGAGCTTAAGGGATGGCATGGACCTCTCACCCTCACCTAGCCCAAAACAAGCTATTCAGATATTGGGCCGGCCCAGCACTACAGCTCGGCAAAGCCTCTAAACCCAAATCGTCtgttctgactgtccgtcattCTGAGGATAACAATTGAACTCGGATGTAATCGAATAACAAAGCCTCTtcgaagactatgccagaagaaAATAGTACATCAAGAATCTCTGCCTGAAAAGATTAAATTCGGCAAACCGAAAATCTGACAGAATATCTATCATCTGATTATGTCTGAGAATCATTCTGTATGGAATATAGTAGCAGATTTCATCAATCAGTCAATCTTAAACAGATAGTACCTCAAACTCAGACTACTCAAAGAAGTTTCCTGACGAATCCATCAGAAACATGATCTATATCCCATTTTGAACCAGAATAAACTGTATAACAGACCGTTGGGTCGTTCTATCTTTGCTATCAACTGCAGACAGTTTAGAACATCGAAAAGAAAGCATATCTCGGACATCATTCCTCATCTGTTTCTATCTCATCTGATTTCCCAAATCATCAAACATCTTTCGATCGTATGAAAGAACACGGAATAGCCTACATTGTGTCAATCTCAAGATACGTTGTCTCCATCAGAATCACCTGGCACAACAATATGCTTAAACACAATAAAGCATCAAAACCAACCTGAATCTTAGACTGGATCAGTTCTGACTTTTATTCATCGAATTCTGAAAATCGAATCAAATCTCTGAACGATCTTGATCTTCTCGATCAATTCTGATTCGGCTCAAAAGCAAAGTTTTGATAGACCTCCTATCTGCTTCGAATTTTTAATCCAGAAGTGTCGTATTCATCAATCAAGTAGAATgtcgatagtagataaaataagaacagaccTTTCGGCTcagagcatcagctgctgcatacAATCACTCCGGATAGAAAAGATTTCCAATCAGAAATACCTCATTACCtctaatcatcttctctttctcATACTCAGTATGTACGGCGAAACCAGTACTACATCTTCCCAGATCAGGAAAGATTACGGAAATCTCTTCATAAGAAAATAGATGtcagatcttctaatcaatgagatcgctgcgagctcaaaaTCCAGAATcggacattgagtctcgagtgtcttcagctgcctcgatgctcatgataaaaaaaataattcctGTGAATAAGAATATACCTCGAAcctcaataagaagaagtgcAAAGCACCGTAAGGTCATcaatattgaagaaataaagaaTAATGAAGCActgatcaatctcttcttcaatcaataagaactggtctcataagATTAAGTCCAGACATAAGAACATAATCTGCGGAGTAAACGTCTTCACAACGATACAAATTCTtcaataaatctgcgatagaaACCCATAATCCTCAAATTTCAGGTAAGGACGTCAATCTAGATCAAATCATAACAACTCCGGTCTTGAGATGATCAACATAAATTTTCACATCTAGATAATACGATCGAGGAAggacaactcgatccaatcaGAATTCAAATGTCGATAGAGTAACATACAACTGCTTGGCTCGCAGCTCTGTACGACGATTCTCAAGGCTATGCATAATGAGTACGACTCTCGTTCCAAAAGGACAAGaaaatcatcgataagaatagtTATGAATTCAACTAAATACTTCCGATAGATTCGACTCATAAGATCTACAAACACTGTagaagagttttttttttaaacggtATGACTGTAAGATCAAAGCGTCCATACCTCATTATAAtacttataatttttttgtttatttaattttatataatttatatattaattttttgttaatataaaaaacattttataCTAATTGTAAAAAGTTTAATGTAacttatattattaaaatattatgtatctatattttattatatttatttttatattttatatttttatatttcaactttgaaattttaaaatttattttaaaattttaaaaatttatatttttcttttgtatagaatacaaatattgcatgcatcaaatttataattattgagtaaataaatctcttagaaaataaaaaaaattaatacaaagataatatgaaaaattaaaatattaaaataagacatttaaataaaataatagggGTGGacaactttatatatatatatatatatatataaaaacatattaGAAGATGTCAAATAACTTATTTCAATCGCTTAAAACTGTTTTCTAAAAATTTTggcaaaaaaatttacaaaagttTTAAACTCTGTCAAACATCAATCCAACCACaatgaatttaaattgattCCAATAATCTAAAGATTTGATATCCATTGTGATGACCTCAATTGTGGTGTAATAAATATcaagttgaattttttttaacagtTATCTAAGCAATTAAGATATATTTATATCcgtaaatttcaaatattttaattcaattcaaccctaatttatttatattttaattatttattcaaacactCATATAGTCATATTATGTcaataataacataaaaataaaattttgtgcaTCGCACAAGTGggaatactagtatatataaaaacaaaaaagtcacataaacagaaataaaacaaattttttcgcccaaaagatatttctgaaaatagtaaatatatcataaaatttaaaaatacaaataatatgttatttaatttaaaattatagataaagataatattgaa comes from Henckelia pumila isolate YLH828 chromosome 4, ASM3356847v2, whole genome shotgun sequence and encodes:
- the LOC140866977 gene encoding UDP-glycosyltransferase 76B1-like — translated: MDKARRVILFPLPFQGHINPMIQLANILHSKGFTISIIHTRYNSPDPSNYPHFKFHLLPDQVSEDEASKHDILRVLHLLNTHCIPLLRECLGKLLSAHHDICCMITDAMIYSSQAVAEDVGIPRIVLRTSSVCSFLAFAALPLLQQNGFYSHLNLPLDSRSWEDPVLELPPLKVKDVLGIHIKNLNDTLNIINDMIQGTKKASGLIFNTFQDLEEPNLSNLQEHFRLPTFLIGPFHKFFSAASSSLLTQDRSSISWLDTQKTNSVLYVSFGSLAAMDGKTLIEVAWGLANSMQPFLWVVRPGLVQGSEWLESLPNEFLEITSERGYIVKWAPQQEVLSHPAVGGFWTHSGWNSVLESICEGVPMICSSFFGDQMVNSRYINDVWKLGIKLECGFEREEIESAIRKIMNLKEGQEIREKLSCLKEKIDGFSSTPLNALSDFICSTR